In Ictalurus punctatus breed USDA103 chromosome 3, Coco_2.0, whole genome shotgun sequence, the following are encoded in one genomic region:
- the si:ch211-250c4.3 gene encoding uncharacterized protein si:ch211-250c4.3, with product MMSLKRRKSSMAFSWHKSFTILTPWRKGKGDMALESEVVLTKMKLFKNFHEKLLNTEDSVSNMSMSEQEIPTPLQAEEAISVNSAAPEPNMVESKKDYLSAIFSSSQLPGLYKFESEDSGVEMPSGANSPSTPTGSEQSFVVHSRESSCDSSNPNSHIQARSHLLSLEQSTESFQTEPASCTYAQETNLTILQDRPEDEMDNVQLEVVRDSESLENGTLVKASESYEDGSLCAETIDTITEGDAAEDTGSIIHAIDTYDGNMEVDLQQQTLRKSTTSDSLDEYMEECCRLSEVNQTQSNPLGSGLGYLEHICQLIEKIGQLQEHNLKLQKQICILQKDGKMKKTKVDFFLQHCHCGASSLAFPELKRHSRSDYTSLTASSGTLSDLTTIPEGTHIPLRPAFSDCEGGCQQILPVWRKGFTRRSYTEGEARYLSDSSEVLSAPHRRPENYAWGRVKELVKKSKLRNQSKLGLSSSSFKRSCPQLYRPELGQIELSRRDRNSMIVLGHQKLDYHWPH from the exons ATGATGAGCTTGAAAAGAAGAAAATCGAGCATGGCGTTTAGCTGGCATAAGTCATTTACCATCCTCACACCTTGGAGGAAAG GCAAAGGGGACATGGCTTTAGAAAGTGAGGTTGTGCTGACGAAGATGAAGCTCTTCAAAAACTTCCATGAGAAACTGTTAAATACGGAGGACTCTGTGTCAAACATGTCCATGTCTGAGCAGGAAATCCCTACACCACTCCAGGCTGAAGAAGCAATCTCTGTGAACAGTGCAGCACCTGAACCAAACATGGTGGAATCAAAGAAAGACTATTTATCTGCAATTTTTTCCAGTTCCCAGTTGCCAGGTTTGTACAAATTTGAATCGGAAGACTCTGGGGTAGAGATGCCTAGTGGAGCGAACTCACCATCTACTCCAACGGGCTCAGAGCAGAGCTTTGTTGTTCACAGTAGAGAGTCTTCATGTGACTCTAGCAATCCGAACTCTCACATACAAGCCAGAAGTCATCTCCTCTCACTGGAACAGAGTACAGAATCCTTTCAGACTGAACCAGCATCATGTACATATGCCCAAGAAACCAATCTCACAATACTGCAAGACAGACCAGAGGATGAGATGGATAATGTTCAACTGGAGGTTGTAAGAGATTCAGAAAGCTTAGAGAATGGAACCTTGGTGAAAGCCTCAGAAAGCTATGAGGATGGCTCTTTATGTGCAGAGACAATCGATACAATAACAGAGGGTGATGCTGCTGAGGACACAGGATCAATTATCCATGCCATTGACACATATGATGGGAACATGGAAGTGGATTTGCAACAGCAGACATTAAGGAAAAGTACAACGAGTGACAGTCTGGATGAATACATGGAGGAGTGTTGCAGGCTTAGTGAG GTGAATCAGACTCAGTCCAACCCACTAGGTTCAGGACTGGGCTACCTGGAACACATCTGCCAGCTCATCGAGAAAATCGGACAGCTTCAGGAGCACAACCTCAAATTGCAGAAACAGATCTGTATACTGCAGAAGGACGGCAAGATGAAGAAAACTAAAGTG GATTTCTTCCTACAGCATTGTCACTGTGGCGCGTCCAGCTTGGCTTTTCCAGAGCTGAAGAGACATTCACGCAGTGACTACACCAGCCTAACAGCATCCAGTGGCACACTGTCTGACCTCACCACCATTCCTGAGGGCACACATATCCCCCTCAGGCCAGCCTTTAGCG ATTGTGAAGGAGGCTGCCAGCAGATCTTGCCTGTGTGGAGAAAAGGGTTTACCAGGAGGAGCTATACAGAGGGGGAGGCCAGATACCTGAGTGACAGCTCAGAGGTACTCTCTGCTCCCCATAGACGG CCAGAGAACTATGCATGGGGCAGGGTGAAGGAGTTGGTGAAGAAGAGCAAGCTGAGGAACCAAAGCAAACTAGGTCTGTCATCCAGCTCCTTCAAGAGGTCATGTCCACAGTTATACCG GCCTGAATTGGGGCAAATTGAACTATCCAGAAGAGACAGGAACTCTATGATTGTCCTCGGGCATCAAAAATTGGACTATCATTGGCCCCACTAG